One part of the Populus alba chromosome 18, ASM523922v2, whole genome shotgun sequence genome encodes these proteins:
- the LOC118052131 gene encoding heme oxygenase 1, chloroplastic isoform X2 codes for MASLTPISQTQFLFNKPLLKSSSPRLETCFQSSFVSKRLCFQLKVPVFDRMHLKNTVVVAATTAEKPKKRYPGEAKGFVEEMRFVAMKLHTREQAKEGEKEVKEKEEEAVRKWEPSIDGYLKFLVDSKLVYDTLEEIVEKASFPFYAEFRNTGLERSEKLAKDLEWFKEQGYNIPKPSSPGVSYSQILQELSEKDPQAFICHFYNIYFAHSAGGQMIGRKGWTREEKDHCLEETEKSFKHSGEILRLILS; via the exons ATGGCTTCTCTTACACCAATCTCTCAAACCcagtttttatttaacaaacCCCTCCTCAAATCCTCATCTCCTCGTCTTGAAACTTGTTTTCAATCAAGTTTTGTGTCGAAAAGGTTGTGTTTTCAATTGAAAGTTCCAGTCTTTGATAGAATGCATTTGAAAAATACTGTTGTTGTGGCTGCTACAACAGCTGAGAAGCCTAAGAAGAGGTATCCAGGTGAGGCAAAAGGGTTTGTAGAGGAGATGAGGTTTGTGGCTATGAAGTTGCATACAAGGGAGCAAGCAAAGGAAGGGGAGAAGGAGGtgaaggagaaagaagaagaggctgTCCGTAAGTGGGAGCCTTCTATTGATGGCTACTTGAAGTTTTTGGTTGATAGCAAGTTGGTTTATGATACCCTTGAAGAGATTGTTGAGAaagcttcttttccttttt ATGCTGAATTCAGAAACACTGGACTGGAAAGGTCTGAAAAGTTGGCAAAAGATTTGGAGTGGTTCAAAGAACAAGGCTATAACATTCCCAAACCTTCTTCTCCTGGTGTTAGCTATTCACAGATTCTGCAGGAATTGTCAGAGAAGGATCCTCAAGCATTTATTTGTCACTTCTACAACATATATTTTGCTCACTCTGCTGGTGGTCAAATGATTGGGAGGAAG GGCTGGACCAGAGAGGAGAAGGACCACTGTTTGGAAGAAACAGAGAAATCATTCAAGCATTCAGGGGAGATTCTTCGCCTAATATTATCATGA
- the LOC118052131 gene encoding heme oxygenase 1, chloroplastic isoform X1 — protein MASLTPISQTQFLFNKPLLKSSSPRLETCFQSSFVSKRLCFQLKVPVFDRMHLKNTVVVAATTAEKPKKRYPGEAKGFVEEMRFVAMKLHTREQAKEGEKEVKEKEEEAVRKWEPSIDGYLKFLVDSKLVYDTLEEIVEKASFPFYAEFRNTGLERSEKLAKDLEWFKEQGYNIPKPSSPGVSYSQILQELSEKDPQAFICHFYNIYFAHSAGGQMIGRKVAEQLLNKKELEFYKWDGDLSQLLQNVRDKLNKVAKGWTREEKDHCLEETEKSFKHSGEILRLILS, from the exons ATGGCTTCTCTTACACCAATCTCTCAAACCcagtttttatttaacaaacCCCTCCTCAAATCCTCATCTCCTCGTCTTGAAACTTGTTTTCAATCAAGTTTTGTGTCGAAAAGGTTGTGTTTTCAATTGAAAGTTCCAGTCTTTGATAGAATGCATTTGAAAAATACTGTTGTTGTGGCTGCTACAACAGCTGAGAAGCCTAAGAAGAGGTATCCAGGTGAGGCAAAAGGGTTTGTAGAGGAGATGAGGTTTGTGGCTATGAAGTTGCATACAAGGGAGCAAGCAAAGGAAGGGGAGAAGGAGGtgaaggagaaagaagaagaggctgTCCGTAAGTGGGAGCCTTCTATTGATGGCTACTTGAAGTTTTTGGTTGATAGCAAGTTGGTTTATGATACCCTTGAAGAGATTGTTGAGAaagcttcttttccttttt ATGCTGAATTCAGAAACACTGGACTGGAAAGGTCTGAAAAGTTGGCAAAAGATTTGGAGTGGTTCAAAGAACAAGGCTATAACATTCCCAAACCTTCTTCTCCTGGTGTTAGCTATTCACAGATTCTGCAGGAATTGTCAGAGAAGGATCCTCAAGCATTTATTTGTCACTTCTACAACATATATTTTGCTCACTCTGCTGGTGGTCAAATGATTGGGAGGAAG GTAGCTGAGCAGTTACTTAACAAAAAGGAGTTAGAATTCTATAAATGGGATGGTGACCTTTCCCAGCTGTTGCAGAATGTCAGGGACAAGTTGAATAAAGTTGCGAAG GGCTGGACCAGAGAGGAGAAGGACCACTGTTTGGAAGAAACAGAGAAATCATTCAAGCATTCAGGGGAGATTCTTCGCCTAATATTATCATGA